AGATGATCTTCGGCATCATCGTCATCGGGGTCATCGGCCTGATCTCGGACTTTCTGTTCAAGTCATTCAACCGCTGGCTTTTCCCATGGAGCCTCTCATGATTTGGAGGATTGCATGAGCAAGCTCCTCATCGAAGGTGTCTCGCGTGTCTTTCCCGCCGTGCATGGCGGCGAGCCGACGCGCGCTTTGGAGCCGACCAGCCTCACTGTCGCCGACAATGACTTCGTCACCATTCTCGGCCCCTCCGGCTGCGGCAAGTCGACCTTGCTGCGCATGATTGCTGGCCTCGACCGGCCGACCACCGGCCGCGTCCTGCTCGACGGCAAGCCGGTTATTGGGCCGGGGCCGGATCGTGGCATGGTGTTCCAGTCCTACACATTGTTTCCGTGGCTGTCGGTCGCCGACAACGTTGCCTTCGGGTTGCGCGAGAAGGGCGTTGTGCCGGCCGAACGCAGCAAGGTCGTCACCGACTGGCTGTCGCGCGTTGAACTCGCTGGATTCGGGAGCCACTACCCCAAGCAGCTCTCGGGCGGCATGCAACAGCGCACCGCCATCGCGCGCGCGCTGGCCAACGATCCGGCGATCCTGCTGCTCGATGAGCCGTTCGGCGCGCTCGACAACCAGACGCGCAGCCTGATGCAGGAACTGCTGCTCGGCATCTGGCAACGCGACCGCAAGACGGTGCTGTTCGTCACCCACGATATCGAGGAAGCAATCTTTCTCGCTTCGCGCGTGGTGGTGATGTCGGCGCGGCCAGGCCGTATCAAGAGCGACGTGCGCGTCGATCTGCCGTATCCGCGGCACTATACGATCAAGACCAGCCCGGAATTCTCCGCCTTGAAGGCACGGCTCACCGA
The Pseudolabrys sp. FHR47 genome window above contains:
- a CDS encoding ABC transporter ATP-binding protein, giving the protein MSKLLIEGVSRVFPAVHGGEPTRALEPTSLTVADNDFVTILGPSGCGKSTLLRMIAGLDRPTTGRVLLDGKPVIGPGPDRGMVFQSYTLFPWLSVADNVAFGLREKGVVPAERSKVVTDWLSRVELAGFGSHYPKQLSGGMQQRTAIARALANDPAILLLDEPFGALDNQTRSLMQELLLGIWQRDRKTVLFVTHDIEEAIFLASRVVVMSARPGRIKSDVRVDLPYPRHYTIKTSPEFSALKARLTEDIRSEAMRAAEAAI